The Triticum urartu cultivar G1812 chromosome 5, Tu2.1, whole genome shotgun sequence genome contains the following window.
NANNNNNNNNNNNNNNNNNNNNNNNNNNNNNNNNNNNNNNNNNNNNNNNNNNNNNNNNNNNNNNNNNNNNNNNNNNNNNNNNNNNNNNNNNNNNNNNNNNNNNNNNNNNNNNNNNNNNNNNNNNNNNNNNNNNNNNNNNNNNNNNNNNNNNNNNNNNNNNNNNNNNNNNNNNNNNNNNNNNNNNNNNNNNNNNNNNNNNNNNNNNNNNNNNNNNNNNNNNNNNNNNNNNNNNNNNNNNNNNNNNNNNNNNNNNNNNNNNNNNNNNNNNNNNNNNNNNNNNNNNNNNNNNNNNNNNNNNNNNNNNNNNNNNNNNNNNNNNNNNNNNNNNNNNNNNNNNNNNNNNNNNNNNNNNNNNNNNNNNNNNNNNNNNNNNNNNNNNNNNNNNNNNNNNNNNNNNNNNNNNNNNNNNNNNNNNNNNNNNNNNNNNNNNNNNNNNNNNNNNNNNNNNNNNNNNNNNNNNNNNNNNNNNNNNNNNNNNNNNNNNNNNNNNNNNNNNNNNNNNNNNNNNNNNNNNNNNNNNNNNNNNNNNNNNNNNNNNNNNNNNNNNNNNNNNNNNNNNNNNNNNNNNNNNNNNNNNNNNNNNNNNNNNNNNNNNNNNNNNNNNNNNNNNNNNNNNNNNNNNNNNNNNNNNNNNNNNNNNNNNNNNNNNNNNNNNNNNNNNNNNNNNNNNNNNNNNNNNNNNNNNNNNNNNNNNNNNNNNNNNNNNNNNNNNNNNNNNNNNNNNNNNNNNNNNNNNNNNNNNNNNNNNNNNNNNNNNNNNNNNNNNNNNNNNNNNNNNNNNNNNNNNNNNNNNNNNNNNNNNNNNNNNNNNNNNNNNNNNNNNNNNNNNNNNNNNNNNNNNNNNNNNNNNNNNNNNNNNNNNNNNNNNNNNNNNNNNNNNNNNNNNNNNNNNNNNNNNNNNNNNNNNNNNNNNNNNNNNNNNNNNNNNNNNNNNNNNNNNNNNNNNNNNNNNNNNNNNNNNNNNNNNNNNNNNNNNNNNNNNNNNNNNNNNNNNNNNNNNNNNNNNNNNNNNNNNNNNNNNNNNNNNNNNNNNNNNNNNNNNNNNNNNNNNNNNNNNNNNNNNNNNNNNNNNNNNNNNNNNNNNNNNNNNNNNNNNNNNNNNNNNNNNNNNNNNNNNNNNNNNCATTGAGAACGAGCGTGGAAAATTTTTAGATTACAACTTCTATTGATTGATAGACATTCGTGTTAACCCCATGCGCAAAGAGGAGCGCATCAGACGTTTCATGAAGGTGTACAGTGAGATTAGAGATAGTGATGCGCATGACCAACTCCAGAAAGATTTGATGAAAGAGCATTGGAAACGGCACGGGGAAAGATCCGCATATATTCATTATTTGTTTGTTCAAAACTATGTTGTATTTGTGTTGCATTGCATCTCCTGGATCTGAAGAACTATGTAATAATTTGATATTGTGGACATGATTTTTTTTTATGTTATTTTGAAATATGTGCGGCTGGATAGCGGCGAACAGCAGCCGGGCGGCTGCTGGCCGGTTTTGGACCATGAATTTGGACCATCTTTTGGAGTTGCTTTTTTGATCATGAATTTGGACCATCTGTTGGAGTTGGCCTTTTTTCGGAGGTTCAAAACGTATTTTTTAGCTGTCCAAAATTTACATCTTTAATTTTAAATCGTCAAAATTTgaatcatctattggagatgctctaactaGTGATTTCGTGTTTTTCTATTGCTCTTGCCGGTCGCACAAGGGAGGGGACGCCTGAGAGAAGCGGGCTGAcgccgggccgggccgggccgggccgtATCCAACACGCGGGCAGCCTTCTCGTCTCTTCCACGTCGCTCCGGCTATTCCCCACCTCCATTTCCCTTCTTTTTTTTCACAAGTTCCCGCCCCTCTTCCCCATGGCGGCGACCGCCTACGAGCGCCGCCTgctcgccgccgccgacctcgtCCTCTCCGCCGACGGCAAGTCCCAGCTCCCCCGCCTCTCCTCCACCGACCTCGGCGTCACGGCCGACCTCAAGCCGCACCAGCTGGACGGCGTCGACTGGCTCATCCGCCGCTACCACCTCGGCGTCAACGTCCTGCTCGGTCCGCacccgctcctcctcctccttccccgcTGCCCGACTTCTCCTCTCCCCCCTCCCCTACCTCTTAGCTTCTCCTTGAGCACTACGCCGTCGCGATTAACCAATCGAGTCCCGTTCGTTTTGCAGGCGATGAGGTGAGCCCATTGATTCCGGCCGCACTTCTGTAGCCGATTACCTGGGGACGGGATGGCGCAGCTTCGATTCGGCCACCAACGGCGGCTGCGGCGTGTTGAAATCCGGCGCTGCTAACACTTTCAGAGCCACATTTTGCTGATGTTTGTGCCTGACCATAATGTGCAGATGGGGCTGGGGAAGACCCTGCAGGCGATTTCTCTGCTGAGCTACCTGAAGATCAAATCCATCGCCCCCGGACCGTTCCGTGTGTACTCCCATCCATTTGTCAAGCTTTAATAGCTAACCGCGCTATTGTTTCCATTTAATCTCATAAGGGTATGGTTTTTCTTTCAGTGGTGTTATGCCCTCTAAGTGTGACGGATGGCTGGTTGTCGGAGTTCGGTAAATTCTGCCCCACCTTGAAGGTCATCCAGTATGTTGGCGATAAGCCGCATCGTCGTCAGATACGGAGAACGATCCATGAAGATGTCCAAAAATCTTCACATTCAGATGTATGCTGCTCTCTTACTAGTTTGTGTACTTTGTGTCTAAATCTCCCTAAATGTGGGCAACAACACCCATTGGATGTTATATTTATTGTTCCCATACATCCCAAAATAGCTTTGTTTGCTTGTCCTAGAGCATTGTTTCTCACTCTACTTCTGTAGGAATTTTGGTACATGGCCTATGACTTCTTTATTTTTTCACCACTGCAAATAGGAATTACCATTTGATGTGATGCTGACGAGCTATGACATAGCCTTAATGGATCAAGATTTTCTTTCCCAAGTTCCTTGGCTCTATGTGGTGATTGATGAGGCCCAGCGTCTTAAAAATCCATCAAGTGTATGTAAAACCGCTGCTTCACTATGATAATGGGAGTTGCGGGCTCTGATTAGGAGTTGTATGACACTAGTTCTGCATTTTTTTCAGGTACTGTATAATGTTCTTGAAGAACGCTTTATGATGCCAAGGCGTCTACTACTAACAGGCACTCCTGTCCAGAATAACCTTTCTGAACTATGGGCGTTGATGCACTTCTGCATGCCTTCAGTTTTTGGGCCCCTAGATGAATTTCTTTCTACTTTCAAGGAAGCAGGGAATTTGTTATCAGGTATTTACCTAAATGTTATAGAGTGATTCTTAGGTGAGAGTTTTTGTTCTGTCTGAAACAACATCTATGCAACTTGGCTGTGAGCACCATATACCTCATGTACAGTACCACTGAGATTAATGTTTTTCATTAACCGGACACCTTGTGTGCAAACATATGTGTAGTCTCTTATTGCTTCATGTTATATTATATTTAGGTGCGGACATGTCGATGTGTTTGGTAAAAACTGTTACTCTTTCATCAATGGCCTGGTTATTTTTTCGAGAACACAGAAAATCAGAATGTACCTTCTAAAGATTTTTTTTGTTTGAAGACAGTGGTTTGATTGGCATTCCTCTCTTTATGGCGACGAAATGTATTTGTGCTTTTACAAAGAGAAAATTATCACAGTACCGTTGAAAAGTGGTGCACATCGGAAAACATATCCAATGTAGGCCCTGGGCCACATCCCACATGTCATTGATACATTAGATGATATTGGATATGGTGACGCAGTTGTCTGGTATAGTGGTATAGTCATGTTAAGGGTCACAACAAACAAGTAACAAGTTCAAATCACTTCAAATCTTAGTGGAGTTTCCACAAGAATAACCCAAACAATTATGGTTGGTGGGGAACCAGAAATCAAACTTTGGTCATCAGGTAGTGATATAAGGTGCCACAAGCCCACAATGTTTGGCTGTGCCAACCAGTTCTTTCTAATCATTCGAACCAGTTCTTCCCACATCATTAAATTATCTGTGACATCATGTCTTTTCATTTTATTTGTTTGAGATCTTCACATAAGCACAGCGGCACCTGCCCTGCTTGCCTGcttttttttttccaaaaatgtGAACATGCACCATTCTTTAACATTATCTTATTTTCAGTTTTAAGTCAGCTTCTTTTGGTTTTAAAAACGGCAATATGTTTCTCAACAGGTAGTGAAGCTAATAAAGCAAACAGACAATTCAAGATCCTTAAACATATACTCAGAGCATTTATGCTCCGACGAACAAAGGCTTTACTAATTGAGAGTGGAATTCTGGAATTGCCTCCATTAACTGAGCTGACAGTGTCAGTATGACATTATCTAAGCTTCAGCATAACCTTCTTGGATTTTTACCCCCCTAACCTTTCTAAAGTTATATGATCTTTACAGGATGGTACCTCTGGCACCCTTACAGAAGAAGATATACTTATCAGTGTTGAGAAAAGAGCTGCAAACACTTCTTTCATTTACTGGTGGATCTTCTCGTCATCAATCTCTGCAGAACATTGTAATGATTTTTTTCTGCTTATCAGCATCTTGTATCTATTTACAGCTCCACAATATGAAATTATATAGATTTCAGTACGTGTATCCTCAGTGTAATTTTTCATGCTTGCCACCCGTGCTCCTGTAAATGAAATCAGGTTGTTTGTTTTTAGCTGGCACAGTTTTACAGTTCATTCGCTTTGCCTCGTGTCTGGCTTTGTGAACTTATTATTTATTAACTACCTATTTGAACCATGAATTATTTATCTATTAAATATTAGTTTTCTTGTAGCAAAACTAAATATTTTTATCGATCATGGCATAATAAACAAGATTACATCTCAGTAAAATTGTATTTTGATGTGTCTTTACATACCATTTACAGTTTATTTATTTGTTCAGAGTAGTTAGTTCATTCCAGAGTGCTGGGATGTGTGATCTTCCATTTATATCAAGTCTTGCTTTTTTGACTCTTTTGCCTTTTGACAGTTAAGCACATTAGAGGCTCTGTATAAATTTAAGTTCCATGTCTTGTTTTTGCAACTCCTATCAGGTAGTACAACTGCGGAAAGCTTGCAGTCATCCATATCTATTCAGTGGTATTGAGCCTGAGCCTTATGAGGAAGGGGAGCATTTGGTTCAGGTCAGTTCTGATTTATTTTTGAACAGGACAACTAAGAGCATATTTAGATTGTGCCTTTTAAACATGGGACTTTAAGAGGGACTATACAGACCGGATGTCCAATGATATTTTATGTGATATTTATTCAGGCTAGTGGAAAGCTCATTGTGCTAGACCTTGTTCTTGAGAAGCTCCACAGGTTAGGTCATCGTGTTGTGCTATTTGCTCAGATGACTCAGACGCTGGACATTCTGCAGGTTTTCTTTTTCTTGAACCATGCTGGCATATAATGACCTATTTCTCTTATGGCTGCGCATATGTAAATAATTTCTCTTGCACCATCCTTTAAACAGGATTTCTTAGAACTGCGTAATTACACGTATGAGCGCCTGGATGGTTCAGTACGTGCCGAGGAACGGTTTGCAGCAATCAGAAATTTCAGCTCTCAACCTACCAAAGGTGTTGTAAGAGATGACAGTAATCCAAGTGGAGCTTTTGTTTTCATGATATCAACTAGAGCAGGGGGTGTTGGGCTTAATCTCATTGGTGCTGATACTGTGAGTATAATTCATTTTGAAACTATAGCTAATCAGATCCAGTTTTCTTATCTGTGGATTCCAGTTATGGTTTCTTTATCCTAAATGTGTATTTAGTGCCCAGCAGACAGTTCCAGACTGATGATCATTTGTCCTTTTTGAAAACTTTATGCTATTGATCAATTTTGTTGCTCTTGACATGATTGGTTGCAGGTTATTTTTTATGAGCAAGACTGGAATCCTCAGGCTGACAAACAGGCTTTGCAGCGTACTCACCGCATTGGACAGTTGAATCATGTATTATCAATAAATTTGGTATCGCAACGCacgattgaagaggtcaaaactctGACTTGCGATGTACCAGTAGTTTCTTGATTAAATTGCTCCTGACCTTTTCTCTTTAATTTGAAATGGTTGCAGGTCATCATGCGAAGAGCAGAGAGAAAACTTAAGCTTAGCCACAATATTTTTGGAGATAAGGATGCAACTGATGGGAAAGGAAATGACTTGGGAAATGAAGCTAATGACATGCGTTCGATTATATTTGGCTTACACCAGTTTGACCCCGCAGATACAGCTGCGGAAACAATCAATGAGGAGACACTGGAAAAATTGAAATCAATGTCAGAAAATGTTATCAAAATGCGTACTCATGAACCTTCAGAAAAGGATGACCGAGCATTTGAAATCAATCCAGATTTGACTGAGGGCAGCGGGCTTGTAATTACAAGAGCTTGTGATTCTATTAGCATTGATCCAGGGGTTGACGAAGCTGCATACCTATCCTGGGTAGAGAAGTTTAAGGAGGCTTCACATTCTATTGAAGATGTCCCAGTTGAATTAGAAAGGCAAAGACCTGCACCTGAAGATAAGCTCTTGAAACGTGAAGCTAATAAGAAAAAGGCTGAAGAAAAGAGATTGGCCAAGTGGAAAGATTTGGGGTACCAGACATTAGGGGTCAAAGTTCCTGATAACATACCAAATCAGAATATTTCTAACTCAGGATCCGTCCAACTTGTATATGGAGATTGCACTGATCCATCAAAAGTTTGCGCTGCAAAGCCTGCCATTATATTCAGGTATGTTTTTTCAgggaagaagtgtgattagattATTTGGCGAAGTCCACTACCCCTTGCTAGAATTCTTGATGGAACTGTAGTATGTTATACGCTATTCCTTTATAGAAGGCTCTGAGATTTGAGATCAGGTTTTAAACTGCTTAAGTTGAAATGTGCAATTTAAATTTCTTTGAATTCCTTCCAACACTCCTTAGTTTCTTCTGAACCACACTTTGTACTAACGAATCAaatgctggtgcagttgtgtagaTAATTCTGGAACATGGGGTCATGGAGGAATGTTTGATGCTTTGACTAGTCTCTCAACATACATTCCAGATGCTTATCATCGTGCTTCTGAAGTCGACGATCTTCACATGGGGGATCTTCACTTGATTCAGCCAGATGGTTGGTTCTTATGCTAGCTCCGCTTATTTTCGCTTCTTTATGACAAGCATATCATACTTAACTGCTACTTGAATGCCTGAAAATATCATTGGCACTGATGTTTATATGCTCGCTGTACTGCTCACATTGATGATGAACAGTTATCTTTCTCTAACCTTGGCAGGATTACTAATGCAAATCAAATCCAAGTTGTGCCATTTCTTATATGCCAAACATAATCACATTAACTAGTTACTAATTGACCATCAGAGATTTGGCATTATGATATATGATATTTTCGACAGGTGACAGCCCGTGGACTCGTTGTTAGTGGTGTATATCTCTTCTCTGTTAGAATGCTTGCTAAAATAAATCAAGCATACTGCAGTATTGCTGTCCATAATAGATCGCACATCTAGTTACCAATTTCACGTAGCACCACAAAATTATATGATTTAAGGACAGAATCATGTTCAGCACCTTTTCATGTGTAGCAGTTCTGGCTCATTTGGTTACTTTGCAAGTCCACTGTAGGGGGTTTACATTGAAATAACAATGATACATTCCTGCAAAAGCTATATTATGGTAACCTGAGTTAGGTAGACTTTGGATGTATTTGCAGTCCACATAGGTTTTGTGGGGAGTGTGCCATAGGCCACGAGCATCTTATGTTATATAAAGTAAATCTGAGTTCGTTCATTTGCATTCGAATGTGAGTTTAGACTATATTTGTCTGCTTGGTATCTAAAGTGCATTGAAACTCCATTGCTATATTAAAAATATGCCTTTTACGATGTTTGTACATGTATGGAAGCTTTAACATCAAGTGTATTTACCTTTTAAAATGTAGTCCACAGTTACTTGAGCTAGTTTTTCTTTCACTGCCTCTGTATCCTCTAGAATTTACATTAGTTTTATAAATCATCATAGTCTACAGTGAGTCCAAACCGTTGTATTTCACTGCATTTGTATCCTCTCTGCAGAAGCCAACTGTAGCCGGAATTTGGACGCACCTCTATGGGTGGCACTAGCTGTTGTGCAGTATTATAATCCGAAACGTAAGATTCCAAGAAGTGAAATCTCAATGTCTGACTTGGAGCTGTGTTTGTCAAAGGCGGCCTTCTCAGCTGCTCAGCGTTCTGGTATCAGTTCCTTCTTGAGTTTTAACATTAGAAACTTGAGGTGTATCTTTGAATCATGACATTAGAATGCTACCTTGTGTTTTCACCTGTTCAAGTTTGCTGTTAGCATCTTAAATAGTTTGAACGATTACTCCGTAGCAAGACATATTGGGTTGAATTGTTTGTGGAGTAAATTTAGTTTAGTTCTGAAACCAGCTCAATTCAGTTGGACCAAGTTTATTCAGTAGCTCATGAGGTGGCGTGACTGGTGATAATAGACCAATAATTACAGCATATTTGTGTCGGTTAACTACTTTGATCCTCTCAAGCAGTAACAAGCTCTACATTATCTTAAAAAAAAGCTCCACATCTGTATTTTCCAATGTGATTGAGTCTAGTTAGTTTATCAGGCTCACCTTAATTTGTTTCCGTTTATTTACCTGAAGCGAGTATCCACATGCCTCGGATTGGTCAGCGAAGTGGCTCCCAGCGATCAGAGTGGTATACCATAGAACGCCTGCTCAGGAAATACGCATCGCTTCATGGCATCGACATTTTCGTGTATGCGACAGTCTCACTTCAATTTTATTATTAGGTTTTCATTGGTAAATGCTTGCTACTGAATGAATAATCATCACTGTTTTCTGGTAACAGGTACTACTTCCGGCGACCAACCAGGCAACAGCCAGACTCAGATTAATCCTTGTCTGTTTTAACACTCAGCCTAGCTACATGTAGCCATGTATGTAGGGATGTTCCTGGTGTAACCTGGCCACAAAAACAATCAGGGACCATGGATGTAGCATATATGTAACCTTTGCTTGTCCTGTAGCTGGATTGACTATGGATAGCTGGACCGAATGGACTTACTACACAGTTTTATCCGGCTGTAGATCAAAGGGTATCTTGTATGTGTCATGTGAGAAATATTGGAACCTTTAACTTCAGTTTGCAGCTGTTGTTGTTTCTCTATAACGCAGCATTCATTTTTCATTTCCTCTGAAGTCTATATTAAATGAATATTCAACATTCAGGTAATTATAATTGTTTTACAGCAAAAGCTCTTGTTGTTATTTCTTGTATCGTTGAGGCATTTTGCGAGCTGACCCTGTTTGCATCCTTTTCAGTAGTTGGGTCCAGACCAGACCATTGTGTTTGTGACGCCATGGTGATGAGGCAACTAAGCAAAAAGACGCCTGTTGCTGCATATCTTATGATCTGGCATGAATGTTGTTTCAGGTTGACGAGTGACGACTGATTCGTGTTTGGTCGATGCAAATCAGATGATGTGATGTTTCTCGCGGCAACAGGTACCTCACTGTGTATCCATTAGTTAGTGGTGTGTCAGTTAAGAGTTTCTAGCTAGTTTTTTGTAGTGCAAACCCTGCTCATATTGATCGACTTGTTCATACTAGCTAGATGCTTAATTTGAGTCAAAAACACATGCAAGATTCACACAAGAATCTAGATTGTTTATACCGATAAATTACAAATATATATCTAGCTAATAACATAACAATAATGTACGCACTGCAGAAAATAAATAATCAAAACTAAAACCGCATACCCAGGTTTGTTCCAGATGACTGCCGTTATAAATTACATTTGTTGTTGCTATGGAACTCGCCTACCCAACATGGCGTGTACGGAAAATATTCATAATTTTGTTCGGTAGATCTGAAGCCTTCAAAAAGATTATAACAGGCTGGGCGCATGTTGCCTAAGCATTCAACCCTCGAGCTATTCAAATGGTAGGCGTGTACCGTAGCATCCCATGTTTCTTTGGTGAAGCTGCTCAAGAACATAATCTCTTTGAATGGGTGAAATCCAAGTACATCACATCCATGACGACGCTCTTCAGCCATGTCTACGATGTTGTCTGCACCGTCATTGTCAGAGTCCCAGTCAGTTTTTTCTTGGACTATTGCTTTCTTCTTGACTTCTGGAAGTTGAGAACGGAAGAATTCATAGTTAATGTCTTGTAAGACCCATGGACCATGAACACGCTGATCTGACGCTCGCACGCACTTAAGGTCATATTCACCCTTCATCATCCACTTCATCTGACCATATGATTCATCCAGGATCCAAACTCGAAAGAGATCCTTAACGAACGATGCATAGTACACGCCTTTTTTTGATCTTCCTAGATAAGCCATGGTTTCCTTGTCGGTTGGTAGTTTAATCACGCGGTACTTGTCATCGGAAAGAGATATCCTGCAAGGTCAAATCATTGACAGAAACTGTATACAAGTCCATAGAATCAAGTGATCCTTTGATCATGGTAAAACAAGTGACGGTATGAAATTGGTAATGTTGTAATCAAGTATATATATGTACACCTCATGACAGCATTAGGCTGGCAGTGCACATAAAGTGCTTGTTGCCAGTAGGCGGCGCCACGTTTGGCCGATGACCATTCGTAGGGGTGATCTTGTCGTGCCTCGGCGACAATCCCTGCAACATCACCTTCTCTAACAAAAGGCCTCTCCTCCCAGCGATCCGACTTTGAGGAGAAGACATCCAGGATGTATGTAGACGGTGGCCATTCGGATTTCTCCACTAAGCGGTCTAATTGGACGGTACTGCAGACCCCCATGTCCCTATAGGTACTCTGCTCGCGCAAACTGGGAATGCTGAACACTTGGTAGTGGGGTGACACGGTGGGATCGAAGACTAGATGCTTATTGAACCAAAAGGTCATCCATTCTGGATCGGCCGGGCGCCGGCGCGGAGGCAAAAGATCCCAGCGTCGCGTGGCAGGGCTGACAACGTACAGGCTGGTCAGGAGGAGGCCATTGCAGTGGTCTCGAACAAAGTAGTCTTCGTCAAACCCGTCGCCTACCCCATCAAAGGGATACATGGGGGGAGGCAAGAAGTCGAGCTTGGTATTGGCTGATGAGGGAGAGGGGCGGGCGAAGAACTCCGGGAACGCGTGTGAGTCGAACTGGATGAAGATGCCGGCGAATGAGAGTGGGAGCAGGTCAGGGCGCAGGAGGCGGCGCTCGTCGATGGTGCGGCGCCAGGCCTTGCAGACGCACCGCGACGCGGCGAGCCAGCGTGGTGGAAGACGGCGGAGAACATCGCCTAGAGCGTCGTCCGGTAGGTCGTCCATGGATCTCTCGGGCTGGAGCTGGATGTGCTGGCCGGTAGTATCTAATACGGAACAGATTCTGATGGAAAAATGATGTACGTGTATATGCAGGAAGCCGGGTGTCGTACACAAACAAATTACCTCACGGCGTAATTTTATAGTATGTTCCAAGATTCGTGCTCTAGCTATAAAATATTTAGGTACCAGCGATAATATTTTGACA
Protein-coding sequences here:
- the LOC125511592 gene encoding probable helicase CHR10 isoform X2, producing MAATAYERRLLAAADLVLSADGKSQLPRLSSTDLGVTADLKPHQLDGVDWLIRRYHLGVNVLLGDEMGLGKTLQAISLLSYLKIKSIAPGPFLVLCPLSVTDGWLSEFGKFCPTLKVIQYVGDKPHRRQIRRTIHEDVQKSSHSDELPFDVMLTSYDIALMDQDFLSQVPWLYVVIDEAQRLKNPSSVLYNVLEERFMMPRRLLLTGTPVQNNLSELWALMHFCMPSVFGPLDEFLSTFKEAGNLLSGSEANKANRQFKILKHILRAFMLRRTKALLIESGILELPPLTELTVMVPLAPLQKKIYLSVLRKELQTLLSFTGGSSRHQSLQNIVVQLRKACSHPYLFSGIEPEPYEEGEHLVQDFLELRNYTYERLDGSVRAEERFAAIRNFSSQPTKGVVRDDSNPSGAFVFMISTRAGGVGLNLIGADTVIFYEQDWNPQADKQALQRTHRIGQLNHVLSINLVSQRTIEEVIMRRAERKLKLSHNIFGDKDATDGKGNDLGNEANDMRSIIFGLHQFDPADTAAETINEETLEKLKSMSENVIKMRTHEPSEKDDRAFEINPDLTEGSGLVITRACDSISIDPGVDEAAYLSWVEKFKEASHSIEDVPVELERQRPAPEDKLLKREANKKKAEEKRLAKWKDLGYQTLGVKVPDNIPNQNISNSGSVQLVYGDCTDPSKVCAAKPAIIFSCVDNSGTWGHGGMFDALTSLSTYIPDAYHRASEVDDLHMGDLHLIQPDEANCSRNLDAPLWVALAVVQYYNPKRKIPRSEISMSDLELCLSKAAFSAAQRSASIHMPRIGQRSGSQRSEWYTIERLLRKYASLHGIDIFVYYFRRPTRQQPDSD
- the LOC125511593 gene encoding uncharacterized protein LOC125511593 → MDDLPDDALGDVLRRLPPRWLAASRCVCKAWRRTIDERRLLRPDLLPLSFAGIFIQFDSHAFPEFFARPSPSSANTKLDFLPPPMYPFDGVGDGFDEDYFVRDHCNGLLLTSLYVVSPATRRWDLLPPRRRPADPEWMTFWFNKHLVFDPTVSPHYQVFSIPSLREQSTYRDMGVCSTVQLDRLVEKSEWPPSTYILDVFSSKSDRWEERPFVREGDVAGIVAEARQDHPYEWSSAKRGAAYWQQALYVHCQPNAVMRCTYIYLITTLPISYRHLFYHDQRIT
- the LOC125511592 gene encoding probable helicase CHR10 isoform X1, which translates into the protein MAATAYERRLLAAADLVLSADGKSQLPRLSSTDLGVTADLKPHQLDGVDWLIRRYHLGVNVLLGDEMGLGKTLQAISLLSYLKIKSIAPGPFLVLCPLSVTDGWLSEFGKFCPTLKVIQYVGDKPHRRQIRRTIHEDVQKSSHSDELPFDVMLTSYDIALMDQDFLSQVPWLYVVIDEAQRLKNPSSVLYNVLEERFMMPRRLLLTGTPVQNNLSELWALMHFCMPSVFGPLDEFLSTFKEAGNLLSGSEANKANRQFKILKHILRAFMLRRTKALLIESGILELPPLTELTVMVPLAPLQKKIYLSVLRKELQTLLSFTGGSSRHQSLQNIVVQLRKACSHPYLFSGIEPEPYEEGEHLVQASGKLIVLDLVLEKLHRLGHRVVLFAQMTQTLDILQDFLELRNYTYERLDGSVRAEERFAAIRNFSSQPTKGVVRDDSNPSGAFVFMISTRAGGVGLNLIGADTVIFYEQDWNPQADKQALQRTHRIGQLNHVLSINLVSQRTIEEVIMRRAERKLKLSHNIFGDKDATDGKGNDLGNEANDMRSIIFGLHQFDPADTAAETINEETLEKLKSMSENVIKMRTHEPSEKDDRAFEINPDLTEGSGLVITRACDSISIDPGVDEAAYLSWVEKFKEASHSIEDVPVELERQRPAPEDKLLKREANKKKAEEKRLAKWKDLGYQTLGVKVPDNIPNQNISNSGSVQLVYGDCTDPSKVCAAKPAIIFSCVDNSGTWGHGGMFDALTSLSTYIPDAYHRASEVDDLHMGDLHLIQPDEANCSRNLDAPLWVALAVVQYYNPKRKIPRSEISMSDLELCLSKAAFSAAQRSASIHMPRIGQRSGSQRSEWYTIERLLRKYASLHGIDIFVYYFRRPTRQQPDSD